The Hypanus sabinus isolate sHypSab1 chromosome 5, sHypSab1.hap1, whole genome shotgun sequence genome has a segment encoding these proteins:
- the LOC132394313 gene encoding RNA-binding protein 43-like isoform X2, with protein MESDWVGWTIAVTGFPDDKLSDSVMVDKLTIHFLRPRNGGGEVENVIYPTDVPGVAYVTFEKKEVMDSVLGHDQVFEDKQLQKKYPLKIAQKSLDVFSTVSVDVDASMFENSSEVKNVFREFENNNRSLQFSRRHDGKIRVTGSFSALKELRKELRKTIGELQGINLQDSTMKVGIDDSEGKSGKSLHNYATWSVHQQYTASPNYGDRDTLDPGEFQEESTIILDADIFSYIDEICKKQYEQLLSVNCVNAKPVNHNNIIFLQLFETSRLKPSELKLAKYDLERFISNMQKNLVIDRIRLDRDRLKNKTLRACKLTMQNFGTVLVRFSDDCVTLIGNQDDCKQFIRKVDEMVRSDFNPAPYEYTSRLTSTESMHQFPQSVGSDSARASGVPRPMENTLPSNLDGHMTDQSGRVQRTWSVPHGKQESSSDCAGTSLSSECHRRPTVKNSSKV; from the exons ATGGAGTCGGACTGGGTGGGATGGACCATTGCTGTGACAGGCTTCCCTGATGATAAGCTCTCTGACAGTGTCATGGTTGATAAACTCACCATTCACTTCTTAAGGCCGAGGAACGGGGGTGGTGAGGTAGAAAATGTCATCTATCCAACTGATGTCCCTGGTGTTGCTTACGTTACATTTGAAAAGAAGGAAG TTATGGATAGCGTCCTGGGACACGATCAAGTGTTTGAAGACAAACAGCTCCAAAAGAAATATCCATTGAAAATTGCACAGAAAAGCCTGGAT GTCTTTTCAACTGTCTCAGTTGATGTGGACGCCTCAATGTTTGAAAACAGTTCCGAAGTGAAAAATGTTTTTAGAGAATTTGAAAACAACAACAGAAGCTTACAGTTTTCCCGGAGGCACGATGGAAAGATTCGTGTTACGGGCTCCTTCTCTGCGTTGAAAGAACTTAGGAAAGAACTTCGTAAAACAATAGGTGAACTCCAAGGAATTAATCTCCAAGATTCCACAATGAAAGTTGGAATagatgactcagaagggaagtctGGAAAGTCTCTGCATAATTATGCAACATGGTCAGTTCATCAACAGTATACAGCATCACCGAATTATGGAGACAGGGATACCTTGGATCCTGGTGAATTCCAGGAGGAATCAACAATTATTCTAGACGCAGATATTTTTTCGTACATTGATGAGATTTGCAAAAAGCAGTATGAACAGTTACTTAGTGTTAATTGTGTGAATGCCAAACCAGTAAACCACAATAATATAATATTTCTCCAGCTATTTGAAACTAGTAGATTGAAACCATCTGAGCTAAAACTGGCAAAGTACGATTTGGAGAGGTTCATCAGCAATATGCAGAAAAACCTAGTGATTGACAGAATAAGACTGGACAGAGACAGACTGAAGAACAAGACATTAAGGGCATGTAAACTAACCATGCAAAACTTCGGCACTGTTCTTGTTCGCTTCAGTGATGATTGTGTGACACTTATAGGAAACCAAGATGATTGCAAACAATTCATAAGGAAGGTGGATGAGATGGTGCGGTCAGATTTTAATCCAGCACCATACGAATACACAAGTCGCCTGACATCAACTGAAAGTATGCATCAGTTTCCTCAGAGTGTGGGTTCAGACTCTGCACGTGCATCGGGTGTGCCCAGGCCCATGGAGAACACCCTGCCAAGCAACCTCGATGGACATATGACGGATCAGAGTGGCAGGGTCCAACGTACCTGGAGTGTTCCTCACGGGAAGCAGGAAAGTTCGTCTGATTGTGCAGGTACATCGCTCTCCAGTGAATGCCACAGAAGACCGACAGTCAAGAACAGTTCTAAGGTCTGA
- the LOC132394313 gene encoding RNA-binding protein 43-like isoform X1 → MLPDLSLALRTLRCPGNERSGPDRCHNAWLSQERISRCSKPLSKMESDWVGWTIAVTGFPDDKLSDSVMVDKLTIHFLRPRNGGGEVENVIYPTDVPGVAYVTFEKKEVMDSVLGHDQVFEDKQLQKKYPLKIAQKSLDVFSTVSVDVDASMFENSSEVKNVFREFENNNRSLQFSRRHDGKIRVTGSFSALKELRKELRKTIGELQGINLQDSTMKVGIDDSEGKSGKSLHNYATWSVHQQYTASPNYGDRDTLDPGEFQEESTIILDADIFSYIDEICKKQYEQLLSVNCVNAKPVNHNNIIFLQLFETSRLKPSELKLAKYDLERFISNMQKNLVIDRIRLDRDRLKNKTLRACKLTMQNFGTVLVRFSDDCVTLIGNQDDCKQFIRKVDEMVRSDFNPAPYEYTSRLTSTESMHQFPQSVGSDSARASGVPRPMENTLPSNLDGHMTDQSGRVQRTWSVPHGKQESSSDCAGTSLSSECHRRPTVKNSSKV, encoded by the exons atgctgcctgacctttctCTAGCGCTTCgc ACTCTCCGATGCCCTGGGAATGAACGTAGCGGGCCTGATCGTTGCCATAATGCCTGGTTAAGTCAggaacgaatctcaag GTGCTCCAAACCTCTCTCTAAAATGGAGTCGGACTGGGTGGGATGGACCATTGCTGTGACAGGCTTCCCTGATGATAAGCTCTCTGACAGTGTCATGGTTGATAAACTCACCATTCACTTCTTAAGGCCGAGGAACGGGGGTGGTGAGGTAGAAAATGTCATCTATCCAACTGATGTCCCTGGTGTTGCTTACGTTACATTTGAAAAGAAGGAAG TTATGGATAGCGTCCTGGGACACGATCAAGTGTTTGAAGACAAACAGCTCCAAAAGAAATATCCATTGAAAATTGCACAGAAAAGCCTGGAT GTCTTTTCAACTGTCTCAGTTGATGTGGACGCCTCAATGTTTGAAAACAGTTCCGAAGTGAAAAATGTTTTTAGAGAATTTGAAAACAACAACAGAAGCTTACAGTTTTCCCGGAGGCACGATGGAAAGATTCGTGTTACGGGCTCCTTCTCTGCGTTGAAAGAACTTAGGAAAGAACTTCGTAAAACAATAGGTGAACTCCAAGGAATTAATCTCCAAGATTCCACAATGAAAGTTGGAATagatgactcagaagggaagtctGGAAAGTCTCTGCATAATTATGCAACATGGTCAGTTCATCAACAGTATACAGCATCACCGAATTATGGAGACAGGGATACCTTGGATCCTGGTGAATTCCAGGAGGAATCAACAATTATTCTAGACGCAGATATTTTTTCGTACATTGATGAGATTTGCAAAAAGCAGTATGAACAGTTACTTAGTGTTAATTGTGTGAATGCCAAACCAGTAAACCACAATAATATAATATTTCTCCAGCTATTTGAAACTAGTAGATTGAAACCATCTGAGCTAAAACTGGCAAAGTACGATTTGGAGAGGTTCATCAGCAATATGCAGAAAAACCTAGTGATTGACAGAATAAGACTGGACAGAGACAGACTGAAGAACAAGACATTAAGGGCATGTAAACTAACCATGCAAAACTTCGGCACTGTTCTTGTTCGCTTCAGTGATGATTGTGTGACACTTATAGGAAACCAAGATGATTGCAAACAATTCATAAGGAAGGTGGATGAGATGGTGCGGTCAGATTTTAATCCAGCACCATACGAATACACAAGTCGCCTGACATCAACTGAAAGTATGCATCAGTTTCCTCAGAGTGTGGGTTCAGACTCTGCACGTGCATCGGGTGTGCCCAGGCCCATGGAGAACACCCTGCCAAGCAACCTCGATGGACATATGACGGATCAGAGTGGCAGGGTCCAACGTACCTGGAGTGTTCCTCACGGGAAGCAGGAAAGTTCGTCTGATTGTGCAGGTACATCGCTCTCCAGTGAATGCCACAGAAGACCGACAGTCAAGAACAGTTCTAAGGTCTGA